Within the Novosphingobium pentaromativorans US6-1 genome, the region GGTGCCGCGCCGCTCGCGCGTCTTCTCGATGCGCTGCCAGACGACCGGGTGGCACCAGGCGGTGTTCGAGCCGACCAGCAGGACAAGGTCGGTGGCGTCCAGATCCTCGTAAGAGCACGGCACGACATCCTCGCCGAAGGCGCGGTTATGGGCGGCCACTGCGCTCGCCATGCAAAGCCGCGAATTGGTGTCGATATTGCCGCTGCCGACGAAGCCCTTCATCAGCTTGTTGGCGACGTAATAGTCTTCGGTGAGCAATTGTCCCGAGACATAGAAGGCGACGCTTTCGGGCCCGTGCCGGGCGATGCAGTCGCTCATCCGGTCGGCGACGAGATCGAGCGCGTCGTCCCAGCTCGCCTCGCCCTGGCCGATCATCGGCCTGAGCAGGCGGCCCTCCAGCCCTACCGTCTCGGCAAGGTGGGTGCCCTTAGAGCATAGCCGGCCGCTGTTCGCCGGATGCTGCCGATCCCCGACGATGGCGACCCCCCGATCACCATCGCCGGAAACCTCGGCAGTGATGCCGCAGCCTACTCCGCAATAGGCGCAAGTCGTGCGGATCACCTTCATGGCGATCAGGCCGCCGCCCGGGTCTGGGCGGTATCCGTCTCGCCTGTGCCGATAACGGCGGAACGCAGCAGGTAGATGCGCCCGGCATCGACCTTGAGCGGAATGGTCGGGACGCAGCCCTCGTCATCGCCCAGCGCCTTGCCGCTGCGCAGCGAGATGTTCCAGTTGTGCAGCGGGCAGGTCACGACGTCAC harbors:
- the nirD gene encoding nitrite reductase small subunit NirD; its protein translation is MIGDWLDIGPISQIEAGTARTLPVEGGEEIAVFHTMRNEFFALRNKCPHKQGPLSQGIVHGDVVTCPLHNWNISLRSGKALGDDEGCVPTIPLKVDAGRIYLLRSAVIGTGETDTAQTRAAA